Proteins from a single region of Pirellulales bacterium:
- a CDS encoding N-6 DNA methylase, which produces MDIERRKQLGAYYTPDGVARSLVRWAVAAHTDRLLDPACGDGRFLAAHTNSVGVEGDPNAAAALRKRSPKSLIHAGDFFSWALDTSERFECAAGNPPFIRYQRFNGAVRSTALALCAMRGARFSALSSSWAPFLVATASLLKPGGRMAFVVPAEIGHAPYAAPLLDYLLRSFSTVHIVAVRDKLFSDLSEDCWLLYCEGFGGKSGGFLFSALARFDACEHPPTGGRRVSLAQWHRSGRRLRPFLLPDRTLDVYRALAESDTTFRLSDVARVGIGYVTGANDFFHLRPSVARFRGIDDRFLAPAVRNGRDLVGSTINASTVEKWLRNDSANFLLRLDAAQEVPQPVRRYLDSDDGHAARESYKCRNRTPWYAVPDVCVPDAFLSYMSGETPALVANHAGCVATNSVHVVRMKEAFSVTELQRRWNDPLTRLSCEIEGHPLGGGLLKLEPREANRVLVRKELGELHDHESELQEGIDLMRCWRHYG; this is translated from the coding sequence ATGGACATCGAACGGCGGAAACAGCTTGGAGCCTATTACACGCCGGATGGCGTAGCCCGGTCGCTGGTCCGATGGGCCGTCGCCGCTCACACCGACCGGCTTCTCGATCCCGCATGCGGCGACGGCCGGTTTCTCGCCGCGCACACCAACAGCGTCGGTGTGGAGGGCGATCCCAACGCGGCCGCTGCCCTTCGAAAGCGGTCGCCCAAATCGCTCATCCACGCGGGTGATTTTTTCTCATGGGCGCTGGATACGAGCGAACGCTTCGAATGTGCCGCCGGCAACCCTCCCTTCATCCGATATCAGCGATTTAACGGTGCCGTGCGGTCGACGGCGCTCGCGCTGTGTGCCATGCGGGGCGCGAGGTTCAGTGCCTTGTCGTCTTCCTGGGCACCGTTCCTCGTGGCGACGGCGTCGCTCCTCAAGCCGGGAGGCCGCATGGCTTTTGTGGTGCCGGCCGAAATCGGCCATGCCCCCTATGCCGCGCCCTTGCTCGATTACCTGCTGCGAAGCTTCAGCACCGTTCATATCGTGGCGGTCCGAGATAAGCTGTTTTCCGATTTATCGGAAGACTGCTGGCTTCTCTATTGCGAAGGTTTCGGGGGGAAGTCAGGCGGCTTCTTGTTCAGCGCTCTGGCCCGGTTCGACGCTTGCGAGCATCCGCCGACCGGCGGCCGCCGCGTTAGCCTGGCCCAATGGCACCGCTCTGGGCGGCGGCTGCGTCCGTTTCTTTTGCCTGACCGCACCCTCGACGTTTACCGCGCGCTGGCGGAGTCTGACACGACGTTCCGCCTCTCGGATGTCGCGCGGGTAGGCATCGGCTACGTCACGGGTGCCAACGATTTTTTTCATCTCAGGCCGAGTGTCGCCAGGTTCCGCGGAATCGACGATCGGTTTCTGGCTCCGGCGGTCCGCAACGGCCGAGATCTTGTTGGATCGACCATCAATGCATCGACGGTCGAAAAGTGGTTGCGGAATGACTCGGCAAACTTTCTGCTGCGTCTTGATGCCGCACAAGAGGTTCCGCAGCCGGTCAGACGGTACCTCGACTCGGACGACGGCCACGCGGCGCGCGAATCGTACAAGTGCCGAAACCGAACGCCTTGGTACGCGGTGCCGGACGTTTGTGTGCCCGATGCCTTCTTGTCATATATGAGCGGCGAAACTCCGGCCCTCGTCGCAAACCATGCTGGTTGCGTGGCAACGAACTCGGTGCATGTCGTCCGCATGAAGGAGGCTTTTAGCGTTACGGAACTGCAACGGCGATGGAATGATCCGCTGACCCGACTTAGTTGCGAGATTGAGGGCCACCCGCTTGGCGGCGGGCTGCTGAAGCTGGAGCCGCGTGAGGCAAACCGCGTTCTAGTCCGGAAGGAGCTTGGTGAACTCCACGATCACGAAAGCGAGCTGCAAGAGGGAATCGATCTAATGCGTTGCTGGAGGCACTATGGCTAG